AGGGTTTGGTTGTTGGGGCTAAAGGCCACCGCCCAGCACCAGCCGTCTTGGGCGTGCAGGGTGAGCATCGGCTGGGCATCGCTGACCCGCCACAGGTGAATTTCGTAGCTGACATCGCTGGCCGCCAACAGCTGACCATCGGGGCTAAAGGCAATGGCTAGCACCTGGCTAAAGGTGTCTTTAAACACCGAGCGCGACAGGTCGGCCTGAGCAAAGTTGGCGTTGTGCAGGGTGCTGTCTTGTAGATAGGCCTGCCAGATCGTCTGCTCAGAAAAATCCCAGCCTTCCAGGGAAACGCCGGCTTGCTGGAGCAGATTGATCAGGTTGCCACAGGCGTAGCTCTGCAAACTCTGCCCGCGCCAGGTGTCAAGGTGATGGCGCAGGCGCTGGGCCAAACTGTCAGGTCGCAGCCGCAGCCGTTCCAATACGGGTTGCAGAATCAGCCGAGTTTGGCTGTCGCGAATGTAGTCTTTAGCCTGGGCCAAAACTAGGGCGTGGGTGTGCATCGGGCCGGGGTCAATTGTCGGGGGAGCCAGAATGGCTTGGCTGACTTGCTCCACCAGCCAGTCGGTCATATATTCCATCACCACGGGCTGGAGGGTGAAGCGCGTGCTACGAGAATTAGCCCGCGGGGTGTCGCGCTCGATTAGCGATCGCCGCTCCAGGCTGGTGAGGGCTTCGATTAGCTCGCCCAGAGCCAGGGGCGCCGCCAGGGAAGCGCGCACCTGCGCTAGGGTGACGGGCTCGCGGTGAATGGCGAGCCAGGCCATCACCTGCTGCTCGACAGATGTAAGGCGATCGAGCTGGTGGGTCAGCAGATTGCGAATGTCGCCGAATACCGAGTCTCCCTGGGCTAAAATCTGCACAAACGGCCCTAGCTGTCCGTCAAAAAAGTCTTGCACCACAGCGGCTACCATCTTGAGGGCCAGGGGGTTGCCGGCGTAGTGATTGACCAGGTGCTGCCAGTCGGCAGAGCTACCGGTAAATTGGCCCCGCGCCTGGAAGATGGACTGGCCGACTCGGGGCGGCAAGCCCCCCAAACGCAGGGAGCGAATCGGTAGGGTAGCTCCTTCCTGCTGAGCGATTTCTTTGATTTTTTCGCGGCTGGTGAGCACGACGGTGCTCTGGTGATCGACATTGCCCAGGCTGTAGAACAGCTGAGCGTAGTTTTCGTACCCTGGCTGGTAGGTGCCGGTACGATCGCGCGGCTGCAAAATCGTTTCGCCGTTGTCGAGCACGATCAAACTGCGGTGCTGGCGCAGCTGATCGAGCAGCGATCGCAGCAGACCGTCAAACTCAGCGGCGACGTTGGTTCCGGGTGCCAGCACCCCCAGCAGATCTTTGAGCAGGTCGTTGACCAGGGGGGCATGGCGCAGCGATCGCCAGATCACCACCTCAAAGCGGTCTTGCACCTGCTGGGCTAGCTTCACCGCCAGGGTGGTTTTGCCGATACCCCCCATACCAAACAGCCCCACCAGCCGACAGCCATCGGCAACCACCCAGTCTTGCAGCTGGGCCAGCTCGTCGGTGCGTCCATAGAACAACGTGGCGGTGGCGGCGTCGCCCCAGTCGCGACGCCGCCGAAAAGGGGCGACACTGGGGCTGATTGCCGATAGGTCGGGGGCTTTGACCGTCAGGGCTTTGAGCTGGCGGGCTAGAACCGCCCGCAGATTGCGCTTAGTGACTTTTTCTCCCAGGTGTGAGGAGAGACACTGCCATAGGTCAGACCCCATCTGTTTGATGTAGCCCACCTCGTAGCCCAGGGCCAGGGCCGTGTCTTGGTAGGTGCGATCGCCCCATGCCTGCTGAAACAACGTCGTCTGCAGTGGACTGAGCGCCACCCCCTGCGCAACGAGAACCCGCTCAACCAGTCCTAACGCATCGTCATCGGTCATGGTGGTGTATCCAGCGTTACCTACTGCTCTAAAACTGAAGCGGTATGGGGCTTAAGGGAGTTCTCTGAGGCTGATCCTAGCCAAGCCCTACCCCCAACTTTGTACCTTGGGTAACATTTCGCTCGCTGGACCGGGTTTTGCCCGATCAGAAACGTACTTTTGGCGCACTTTCCTCGCACCTCCCCGCCCGCCCGGCATTGGTAGTCTCTCCTTAACATTCAGCGCTTCAACCGGACTACCTTTCACCCTCACTAAGGAGAATCCCCCATGCGGAAACCCATGTTTCAGGTGACCCGTCGCCAGGCGATCCGGGGATTGCTGGCTACCGGCGCCTTTGGCCTCACGGTAAAGCTCAGCGGCTGCAGCAACTCCCCCACGGCGGCAGGGGGCAGCGACACCCTCACTGCGGGGTTCATCTACGTCGGTCCCAAGGATGACTATGGCTACAACCAGGCCCACGCCGAAGGGCGCGCTAGCCTAGACGGCCTCGACGGAGTCAAAACCTCCGAAGAAGCTAGCGTGCCCGAAACCAACGCGGTGCAGGAAAGCATTCGCAGCATGATTGACCTGGACGGGGCCACGGCGATTTTTGCCACCTCCTTTGGCTACTTTGACCCCCACGTGCTGGCCCTGGCCAAAGACTTTCCCGAGGTGCAGTTTTTCCACTGCGGCGGCCTGTACCAAGAGAGCGTGCACCCCAACAATGTCGGCAGCTACTTTGGCTACATCGACGAAGCCCAGTACGTGGCGGGCGTTGTCGCCGCCCACACCTCAACCAGCAAACGGCTGGGGTTCATCGGCGCCAAGCCCATTCCTCAGGTGCTGCGCAACGTTAACAGCTTTACCCTAGGAGCTCGCAGCATCGACCCCAGCGCCACGACCCAAGTGATTTTTACCGGCGACTGGGCCGACCCGGTGCGCGAGGCCGAGGCCGCCAACAGCATGGCTGACCAGGGTATTGACGTGCTCACCTGCCACGTTGACAGTCCCAAGGTGGTGATCGAAACCGCCGAGCGGCGCGGCATTTTTGCCACGGGCTACCACGCCAACCAGGCCGAACTGGCCCCCCAGGGGTACCTCACCGGGGCCGAGTGGGACTGGTCGACAGTGTACAAGAACTACGTCAGCCTGCTGCAAGAGGGCAAAACCCTGATGAACGGCGGCATTCCCCACCTGGTGCGGGGCGGCTTTAAGGACGGCTTTTTGAAGCTGTCACCCTTTGGCCCAGCGGTGAGCGCCTCGGCCCAACAGGCGGCAGAGGCCGCCCAGGCCCAGCTGATCTCCGGGGAACTGGTGATTTACAAAGGCGAAATCAAAGACAACCAGGGCAAGACCGTGGTCGCTGGTGGCAAAGAATTGGGGCAGACGGCGATCGAGCTGGAGCAGATGAACTGGCTGGCGGAAAGGGTGATGGGGAGTGTGGGGTAGGGGAGTAGGTAGGCAGGTGGATGGGTAGAGGGTGGATGGGTGGATGGTCGTAGGGTGGGTATTGCCCACCGTTCATCTATGGCTCTTATCAATCGGCAATGGCCACCATGCACCTGAAGCCCTTACCCTCTAGCCCTTGTGTAGTTGCGCTACTCAATCTACGTGTCCCATCGTCTCTAGAATTTTTTGACCGTAACGTTTCTCTGACGACGTTATTGAGCATCCAGTGAACTAAGGAGCATGACGATGAGCGATCGCTGGCGGAGTCTTCTCGAAAAAATCTGCATTCCGACTGGGGCGCTGCTGGCGGCCCTGGTGATATTTGGTCTGTTTTGTAGCCTGGCGGGGGCGAACCCGTTTGGGGTGTATTACTCGATCTATCGCGCCGCTTTCGGCAGCTGGAGTTCGTTTCAGAACACGCTGATTCAGGCGTCGCCGCTGATGTTGAGTGCCCTCTGTACCGCTTTGCCGGCGAGGCTAGGGCTGGTGATTATTGGTAATGAAGGGGCGTTAGTGCTGGGGGGGCTAGCCGCCGTGGCCGGGGGGCTCACCTTAGGGGGCTGGGGTTTGCCCACCCCTGGGGTGCAGCTGGGCATGGCCCTGGCCGGTATGGCGGCGGGCGGCATCTGGATTGCCATTGTCGGGGCGCTGCGGCACTACCGGGCAGTGAATGAGACCATTAGCAGCTTGCTGATGAACTACATCGCGATCGCGCTGCTCAACCACATGGTCAACGGCCCCATGAAGGACCCCAGCTCCCTTAACAAGCCCTCTAGCTATCCCCTGCCCGAAATTCACATGCTGGGCAATCTCCCCGGTAGCCGGGTGCACTATGGCCTGGTGCTGGGTTTGGTAGCCTGCGGCCTAGCCTACTTCTTGATTCAGCGGACGACCTTTGGCTTTGCGGCGCGCACCGCTGGGGGCAATGTGCGGGCGGCGCGGGTGGCGGGGTTGCCCGTGGGCAAGCTCACCCTGGCGATCTGCTTTTTGGGCGGGGCCTGCGCAGGCCTGGCGGGGATGGTTGAGGTGGCGGCAGTTCACGGACGGGCCAACGAATCGCTGAACGCGAACTACGGCTACGGCGGCGTGCTGGTGGCGTTTATTGCCCGCCACAACCCGATCGCGGCCAGCTTAGTGGCCCTGCTCCTAGGCGGCATTCTCGCCAGCGGCGGCATTCTCCAGCGCAGCCACGGCCTGCCCGACGCCACGGTGATGGTGTTCCAGGGCATTGTGTTTCTCACGGTGCTCTACAGCGACTCGCTCTACGGGCGGCTGCCAATCTTTAAGGAGCGCCCCCCCAAGGTACGGCCCACGCCCCCGGTGGTGACGGCGAGCCCGGTTTAGGTCGGTCAGGGAGATAAACCCACCGTAGGGGCTTAGCAGTGCTAAGCCCCTACCGAGAACGTCACGTTTTTAGTGCAATCACACCCACGGAGAGTTAGAACCATGGCCAGTGAAGCTTTGGGTTGGTGGGGCGTACCCCTCGCCATCATTGCCGGAACCCTGCGGGGGAGCGCCCCCTTTCTGTTTGTCAGTCTGGGGGAATGTCTGACCGAAAAAAGCGGCAAGATCAACCTCGGCCTCGAAGGCACCCTGCTGCTGGGGGCGATGAGTGCCTACGCCGTGTCGTACCTGACCGGGTCGCCCTGGCTGGGGGTGATTGTGGCCGGTGTTGCGGGCATGTTTTTGGGGCTAATTCACGGCTGGCTGGCCCAGCAGCCGCGGGTGAATGACGTGGCGGTGGGCATCGCCATGATTATCTTTGGCAGCGGCCTGGCGTTCTTTTTGGGCAAGCCGTTTATTCAGCCTTCGGCCCCCCAGTTACCGGTAATTTTTCTGGGGGCCTGGAGTCAGATGCCCCAGGTGCAGTCGGCATTGCAGATTAGCCCGCTGTTTTTGGTGGGGGTGGCGATCGCCCCGCTGATGCAGTGGTTCTTTCGCTCGAGCCGCTGGGGGCTGCTGGTGCGCGCCGTGGGCGACAGCCCCGACGCCGCCAAAGCGATGGGGATTTCGATCTTCAAGGTGCGCATGGCCAGCATTGTGGCAGGCAGCTTTTTGGCCGGTATTGGCGGCGCATCCCTATCGCTGTTTTACCCCGGCAGCTGGTCAGAGCGGATCTCGAGCGGTCAGGGCTTGATGGCCGTGGCCCTGGTGATTTTTGCCCGCTGGAACCCGGTGCAGTGCCTCTACGCGTCGCTGCTGTTTGGCGGTGCCCAGGCGATCGGCCCGGCCCTGCAATCGGTGGGCATTGACGCCTACTACTACTTGTTCAACGCTTCGCCATACATTCTGACCCTGCTGATTATGGTGATTACCTGTTCGCCCAAGCGCACGTTAACCGGCGCACCGGGAGCATTGGGACAAGCTCAGGAGTAACAGTTTGCCACCGTCTTTTAATGCATTTTGTAGGAATGTTTCGCTCTGTGGGTTGGGTTAAAACGCAGTGCAACTCAACAGCGGTAGATGCGTTGAGAGCCGCTTTGCTCTAACCACCCACAGGACGCCATTAGCTATTCGACTGGAGAGAACCCATGGGAATTTTCGTTGAAGCCGAGCCGTATCCATACCCCTACAACGGGGATCTGCGACCCGAAAATACAGCGCTGATTGTGATCGATATGCAGACCGATTTTTGCGGCATCGGCGGCTATGTGGACAAGATGGGCTACGACCTGTCGCTCACCCGTGCTCCCATTCAACCGATCGCCAGGCTGCTAGAGGTGCTGCGCGATCGCAACTTCACCATCATCCACACCCGCGAGGGCCATCGCCCCGATCTGTCAGACCTGCCGGAAAACAAACAGTGGCGATCGCGCCAAATTGGTGCAGGTATTGGCGACCCTGGTCCCTGCGGGCGCATTTTGGTGCGCGGCGAACCCGGCTGGGAACTCATTCCCGAGCTGCAACCCCTGCCCGGCGAAGTGGTAATCGACAAACCCGGCAAAGGCTCCTTCTACGCCACCGATCTAGATTTAATTCTCACCCGCAAAGGCATTCGCAACATTATTCTGGCCGGCATCACCACCGACGTGTGCGTCCACACCACCATGCGCGACGCCAACGATCGCGGCTACGAGTGCCTGCTGCTGTCTGACTGCACGGGTGCCACCGACTACGGCAACCACCTGGCCGCGCTGAAGATGGTCAAAATGCAGGGTGGCGTGTTTGGTGCTGTAGCCCATTCCGAAGCCCTGATCGAAGCGTTAGCCCAATCCGAGATGAGTTTTGGGGAAATGGCGGGCAGTGCTCACTCTACAGTTGTTTCACAAGCACACCCTACTTTCTCCTAAATCTCCCCATCACTCCCTACCCCCTACTCCCTGCTCCCCTATGAAAACCGCGATTGCTGCACCGCAGATCAAAACCGCGCCCCCCGAGCTAGAGGTAATTAACCTCACCAAACGCTTTGGCAGCTTCACTGCCCTCGATCAAGTCTCAATCAAAGTCACCCCCGGCAGCTTTCACGCCCTGCTGGGCGAAAACGGAGCGGGCAAAAGCACCCTGGTGAAATGCATCATGGGCTTTTACACCCCCACATCGGGGGAGGTACTGGTCGATCGGCAATCTCGGGCGATCGATAGCCCCAAGGATGCTCACCACTTTGGCCTGGGCATGGTCTACCAGCACTTCACCTCGGTGCCCGCCATGACCGTGGCCGAAAACCTAGTGCTCTCGCGCTACGACAGCCCCCAGTGGATCAACTGGAAGGCCGAGTACGATCGCCTCGACGCCTTTATGGCCACCTCCCCCTTTCAGATCGATCTGCGTACCCCCATCTCTCAGCTAGCGGCGGGCCAAAAGCAAAAGCTCGAAATTCTCAAGCAGCTCTATCTCAATAGCCGAGTGCTGATTCTCGACGAGCCCACCTCGGTGCTCACCCCCGACGAAGCCGACGAGGTGCTCGGTCTGCTGCGGGAAGAAGTCACCGCGGGTCACCTCAGCGTGCTGATGATCTCCCACAAGTTTCGCGAGGTGATGGCCTTTACCGACGAAGTGACGGTGCTGCGTAAGGGGAAGCTGGCGGGCCACGGCTACGTGCGTGATTTGACCGTCGATGACATGGCCCACATGATGTTGGGCGAAAAGACCGAAGCCACCCCGGTCGAAAAGGTGGCGATCGCCGACCCGCGGCCCGTTCTAGAGCTCAAAGACCTGTGCGCCGATCGCGACAACGGTCTGCCCGCCGTGTGCAGCGCTAATCTAATTGTCAACAGTGGCGAAATTGTCGGCATTGCGGGCGTCTCGGGCAACGGTCAGCGCGAGCTGGTGGAGGTGCTGGCGGGCCAGCGCCCCCGCCACAGCGGCGATATTCTTGTCAACGGCGAGCCCTATCAGTCGACCCGTAAAGAAATGGCTCGTCACCAGGTCTACACTCTGCCCGAAGAACCGCTGCGCAACGCCTGTGTGCCCCACATGAGCGTGGCCGAAAACATGGCTCTGCGCACCTTCGATTGCCCGCCCCAGGCCCGGCGCGGCTGGCTGCTCAGCCTCAGCAACATTCGGCGCATGGCCGAGGGCCTAGTCAAGGTATTCTCAGTCAAAACCCCGTCGGTGGATACGCCAGTAGGTCACCTCTCCGGCGGCAACGTGCAGCGCACCGTGCTGGCCCGTGAGCTGTCGTCAACCAACATCAACCTGCTGATTGCCGCCAACCCCTGCTTTGGCCTCGATTTCTCTGCGGTCGACTATATTCACAGCCAGATACTGGCCGCCCGCAATCGTGGCGTGGCGGTGCTGCTGGTGAGCGAAGACTTGGATGAGTTGCTGAAGCTGAGCGATCGCATCTTTGTGATCAGCGGCGGCGAGCTGGTTTACGAAAGCCCCACCGCTGCTGCCGATATCAAAACCCTGGGCCATAAAATGGCTGGGCACTAGTGGATGGGTGGATGGGTAGGGGGTGGATGAGTGAATGAGTGGGAGAGTTAGTATGCAATCGATTGTTTTGCCTGACCTAAAGGCTATGGCGGCTGACCCAGAACTGGATTGGGAGCCGTTTCGGTCTGGAGTCGAGATCCATCGGCTCTACCCCGCCGAACCTGGCGGGGCTGCCGCTGCGCTGCTGCGCTACCAGCCTGGAGCATCGGTTCCCTACCATCGTCATACCGGGTTTGAGCACGTTTTGGTGCTGTCAGGCTCCCAAACCGATGACAACGGCACCTATGGGGCGGGCACCCTAGTAGTCAATCCACCCGGCACCTGCCACACCGTCAGCAGCCCCGAGGGCTGCATCGTCCTCGCCATCTGGGCCAAACCCATTGAGATCGAACCCTAAGGCAGACACGCTCTACCCCTACCCGCCCTACCCTACCCATCCACCCACCATGCCCCTACCCGCCCTACCCTACCCCTACCCCCTACCCCCTACCGGCCTCGCGCTGCTCATTATCGACATGCAGCGCGATTTCATTGAGCCCGGTGGTTTTGGCGATGCCTTGGGCAACGATGTCAGCCTGCTGCGATCGATTATTCCCAATGTGCAGGCGTTGCAGCAGGCGTTTCGGCGCTACCACCTGCCGATTTTTCAGACTGTGGAGGGGCACCTGCCGGATCTCTCGGACTGTCCGCCGTCGAAGCGCGATCGCGGCAATGGATCGCTCAAAATCGGCGATCGCGGCCCTATGGGACGAATTTTGGTGTTGGGCGAACCGGGCAACGGCATCATCCCCGAACTCGCGCCCTTACCCAACGAGGTAGTTATCTCTAAACCCGGCAAGGGAGCCTTCTACGCCACTGAGCTAGAGGCTCACCTCAAAGCCCAGGGCATTACCCACCTGATAATTACCGGCGTCACCACTGAAGTTTGCGTGCAGACTACCATGCGCGAGGCCAACGATCGCGGCTACGAATGTCTGCTGATCGAAGATGCTACCGAGAGCTACTTCCCCGCATTTAAGCAGTCCACCCTCGAAATGGTGCGTGCCCAAGATGGCATCATCGGCTGGACGGGGCACACCGAGACGCTGCTCAACGCCCTAGCGGCTCAGTATGAAACTTCGGTAATGGCCTAGGGGTGGAGCAGGTGTGAGTCCAATTGCACTGTTGGGGAGTTTTGGGAGCGATCGCTGTCTCTTGAACCCCTTTAGTTGTCCTGTGCGACCTTGTCACTCTGTCAAATCGAGGGTTTTCGGGTTATCCCTTCTGGCAGACTACATCACTTGCTTTTAATCGTTAAGGTCTGTAACGAAAGCGTTGTTAGCCTAACCTTTTCAAAACTTCAGTTCAGCTTGAACTTAGGTTTTGGCGGGAAAGCACAGTGCAGAACCTTACACAGGAAGTCCCCATGACTAACTCAACTCTAGACGCAATCAAAGAGCCTCTAAAGCAGTTTGAAGCCTTCGATGCTGACACCCAGCTAGCGCTGCTGTGGTACGGCTATTTGGACATTAAAGATCAGCTCAATCCTAACCCCGACAGCAAAGTAGAAGGAATGGGCCAAACCCTCTACGACCACATAGTCGTTCTGTCCAAAGAGGACCAGCTTCAGGCTCAGCGTGATATCGCCAACCGGGCTGACACCGACATCAGCAAACAGTATGGTGCCCTCAGCCCCTCGTCGAAGCTAGAGACCTGGCTGCTACTGGCCCAAGGTATGGAGTCGGGCGAGATTATTAATGTCCCCAGCGACTACTCTTTGCCTGAGCACACTCAGGAATTTGTTGACCAAATCAAAGCCTTGGACTTCGAGCAGCGGATTACCTTTACCCGCGACGCAGTCACCGGTATGGGCGCGTAAAAAGTCACTCTCGGGTAGCAACAGATGCCCTCAGTAGGCACTGGCTAATAAACCCTTTGGGGCTAGTTATTGCTGGTCTAATAATCACCAATAGCTGAGATGCTTATAGCCGGATTAAATAGGTGGTGACCAAGCCACAACTGGCTTTGCGGGGTTCCACTATTAGCCGACCTACACGTTTAAATTTGACAGAACAATAAATCTTAGGAGTTAGCCCGCTAGTGGCTGGCTCCTTTTTTTGTTGAGCAGTTTAGTTATTTGGGTAAAAAGTTGCTAGACGATGTTCTAGAGTTAGACGCTAAGGATCGCCTATTTGTTAGGCTCAAATTTGACGAGATGCTTGACCGGTGCCCCTACCGAGCATCTTATTTTGAATAGGGTTTAAGTAAGATTCAGCATCACCCATCGATTCGATCATTTTGACAGGGAGCAAGTGGTGAATAATCAGAATTTTCTATTGATTCCCTAGTAGCTACGCTCTCCCATTATTTTCAAGAAGGTTTCGAACAGTTCGAAAAACAACCGTTCTGTCCATAGGCAGAACAGCAAAGATTTTAACGAAACCATTGACAGGAGGGGATTCGGCACGATACACCATGGGGGCGTAGGGCAATAATAGTTGACAGCATGCAAAGTTTGTTTAAGTTTCGGCAATATCTGCATCAGAAGAGGTGGACATGAATGCCAACTTGATCGTGTCTAACATTCTGAATCCTCCAGTGCTATTTTTCTTTTTGGGAATGATAGCTGTTTTAGTTAAATCTGATTTAGAAATTCCGCCACCAATTCCAAAGCTGTTTTCTCTGTATTTGCTGTTGGCGATCGGGTTTAAAGGTGGCGTTGAGCTAACTAAGAGTGGCATCAACCAGCAGGTGGTGCTGACGATTTTGGCGGCGATCGTGATGGCCTGCGTCGTACCGCTATACACGTTTTTTATCCTGCGACTGAAGCTCGACACCTACGACTCAGCGGCGATCGCCGCCACCTACGGCTCGATCAGCGCCGTTACGTTCATTACGGCCAGCGCCTTTCTCACCGAGTTGGGCATGCCCTTCGACGGATTTATGGTGGCCGCCCTAGCCCTGATGGAATCCCCAGCCATCATTGTCGGGCTGATTTTGGTGAACTTCTTCGCCAGGGACGAAAAACGAGAATTTGTTTGGTCTGAGGTCCTGCGGGATGCCTTTCTTAACAGCTCGGTCTTTTTGTTAGTCGGTAGCTTAATCATTGGTATGCTCACCGGAGAACATGGTTGGGAAGTCTTGTCGCCCTTTACCCAACAGATGTTCTACGGGGTGCTGACCTTTTTTTTGCTTGACATGGGTCTAGTCGCAGCCCGACGCATTAAAGACTTGCAAAAAACCGGCTTTTTCCTAATTTCCTTTGCCATACTGATCCCAATACTGAATGCAGGCGTTGGATTGCTAATCGCCAGGGCGATCGATATGTCCCAAGGTAATGCCCTCCTATTTGCTGTGCTGTGTGCCAGCGCATCCTATATTGCGGTTCCAGCAGCCATGCGGCTAACGGTACCCGAGGCCAACCCAAGCCTGTACGTTTCTACGGCTTTAGCGGTCACGTTTCCGTTCAACATTATTGTTGGCATTCCGCTTTATCTGTACGGCATTAACCTGTTGTGGAGCTAAGCCATGCACCTTGTTAAAAAAATCGAGATTATTGCCAATTCCTTTGAGTTACCCAAGATTTTAGACAGCCTCAAAAAATCAGGTGTTCACGGTCACGCGGTGATTCGCAATGTTGAAGGTGAGGGGCTGCGGGGCGGCAGCGAAGACCTCGATATGACTATGGACGACAACGTCTACATCGTTGCGTTTTGCATGCCTGACGAAATTAAAACCGTGGCCGAGAACGTGCGGCCGCTGCTGAACAAGTTTGGGGGCACCTGTTACATCTCCGATGTGATGGAAATTCGCTCTGTGAAATGTGTGGCGTCGCTGTAGGGAATTGAGTTATGGAACATAGCGATAAAGGTATTCACCGCCGCCGAGTACTGACTTTTGGCGGTAGATTACTGGGGTTAGCGGCGCTAGGGCCAGCGCTCTGGCCGACAAGATCAGCGGCCGCGGCAACTTTAGCACCGTCATCGCTCAGCCCTGAGGAGGCGCTGAGACGATTGCTAGACGGCAACCAGCGCTTTACTGGGCATCAGCTCGAACACCCCGACCAGTCGGAGGAGCGAGTGCTAGAACTGACCCAGTCCCAGCATCCCTTCGCCACAGTGCTAAGCTGTGCCGATTCCCGGGTAGCAGCTGAGATCATCTTTGATCAGGGTCTGGGCGACATCTTTGACGTGCGAGTAGCGGGCAATATCGCTACGCCTGAGGTGGTGGGCAGCATTGAGTATGCTGTGGAGCTACTGGAAACTCCGCTGCTGATGGTCCTAGGCCACGAGCGCTGTGGCGCCGTAACGGCAGCCGTGAGAAATGAACCGCTACCGGGAGACATTGGCACCTTTGTCCAGGCAATTTTGCCAGCGGTGAACCAGGTGAAAGGGCAGCCGGGGGATGCGGTAGACAACGCAGTGACGGCCA
This window of the Nodosilinea sp. FACHB-141 genome carries:
- a CDS encoding orange carotenoid protein N-terminal domain-containing protein; this translates as MTNSTLDAIKEPLKQFEAFDADTQLALLWYGYLDIKDQLNPNPDSKVEGMGQTLYDHIVVLSKEDQLQAQRDIANRADTDISKQYGALSPSSKLETWLLLAQGMESGEIINVPSDYSLPEHTQEFVDQIKALDFEQRITFTRDAVTGMGA
- a CDS encoding P-II family nitrogen regulator — encoded protein: MHLVKKIEIIANSFELPKILDSLKKSGVHGHAVIRNVEGEGLRGGSEDLDMTMDDNVYIVAFCMPDEIKTVAENVRPLLNKFGGTCYISDVMEIRSVKCVASL
- a CDS encoding carbonic anhydrase, translating into MEHSDKGIHRRRVLTFGGRLLGLAALGPALWPTRSAAAATLAPSSLSPEEALRRLLDGNQRFTGHQLEHPDQSEERVLELTQSQHPFATVLSCADSRVAAEIIFDQGLGDIFDVRVAGNIATPEVVGSIEYAVELLETPLLMVLGHERCGAVTAAVRNEPLPGDIGTFVQAILPAVNQVKGQPGDAVDNAVTANVRYQVEQVLRSSLVRDRQQSGQLQVVGARYDLDTGTVTLVT
- a CDS encoding sodium-dependent bicarbonate transport family permease: MNANLIVSNILNPPVLFFFLGMIAVLVKSDLEIPPPIPKLFSLYLLLAIGFKGGVELTKSGINQQVVLTILAAIVMACVVPLYTFFILRLKLDTYDSAAIAATYGSISAVTFITASAFLTELGMPFDGFMVAALALMESPAIIVGLILVNFFARDEKREFVWSEVLRDAFLNSSVFLLVGSLIIGMLTGEHGWEVLSPFTQQMFYGVLTFFLLDMGLVAARRIKDLQKTGFFLISFAILIPILNAGVGLLIARAIDMSQGNALLFAVLCASASYIAVPAAMRLTVPEANPSLYVSTALAVTFPFNIIVGIPLYLYGINLLWS
- a CDS encoding cupin domain-containing protein, whose product is MQSIVLPDLKAMAADPELDWEPFRSGVEIHRLYPAEPGGAAAALLRYQPGASVPYHRHTGFEHVLVLSGSQTDDNGTYGAGTLVVNPPGTCHTVSSPEGCIVLAIWAKPIEIEP
- a CDS encoding cysteine hydrolase family protein; translated protein: MPLPALPYPYPLPPTGLALLIIDMQRDFIEPGGFGDALGNDVSLLRSIIPNVQALQQAFRRYHLPIFQTVEGHLPDLSDCPPSKRDRGNGSLKIGDRGPMGRILVLGEPGNGIIPELAPLPNEVVISKPGKGAFYATELEAHLKAQGITHLIITGVTTEVCVQTTMREANDRGYECLLIEDATESYFPAFKQSTLEMVRAQDGIIGWTGHTETLLNALAAQYETSVMA